The Synergistaceae bacterium genome includes a region encoding these proteins:
- a CDS encoding DUF6485 family protein, with amino-acid sequence MKVPFCTCVDHKCECNPVNHENGCVLCIAKCLSEDEIPVCFFRKIEPDMDRKQDYTFKGFADFVRRHEKT; translated from the coding sequence ATGAAAGTACCCTTCTGCACATGCGTGGATCATAAGTGCGAATGTAACCCGGTCAACCATGAAAACGGATGTGTTTTATGTATTGCCAAGTGTCTGTCGGAAGATGAAATCCCTGTATGTTTCTTCAGAAAGATAGAACCTGATATGGACAGGAAGCAGGACTATACTTTTAAAGGATTTGCTGATTTTGTCAGGCGCCATGAAAAAACATAG
- a CDS encoding GntR family transcriptional regulator has product MVCKHENESRYQQLAADIAARIVEGSYQVGDKIFARSSLASQYQVSSETARKAVCILAELEIVAVTKGSGVIVKSRENAILFLGKRRDTRTLTHLKRSILEKVEQNMNDLSEIKKQVEMLVDLTERFRSTNPFVPFEIVLDKDLPCLGRKISELCFWQATHATVVAVKRRGTLILSPGADTVLAENDILYFVGDEGSYDRVIVFLNTLDVIPPTDCCKTK; this is encoded by the coding sequence ATGGTTTGCAAGCATGAGAACGAATCACGGTACCAGCAGCTTGCTGCTGATATCGCGGCAAGAATAGTTGAAGGAAGTTATCAGGTAGGGGATAAAATTTTCGCAAGATCATCACTTGCATCTCAATACCAGGTGTCTTCGGAAACAGCCAGAAAAGCCGTATGTATCCTTGCTGAACTTGAAATAGTAGCGGTCACAAAGGGAAGCGGGGTTATAGTAAAATCGAGGGAGAACGCAATTTTATTTCTTGGTAAAAGAAGAGACACCAGGACTCTGACTCACCTGAAGCGCAGCATACTTGAAAAGGTTGAACAAAATATGAACGATTTATCTGAAATCAAAAAGCAGGTTGAAATGCTCGTTGACCTCACAGAGCGTTTTCGATCGACAAACCCCTTTGTTCCGTTCGAAATAGTGCTCGATAAAGACCTGCCTTGTCTTGGACGCAAAATATCCGAGCTTTGTTTCTGGCAGGCAACTCATGCTACCGTAGTTGCTGTCAAGCGTAGGGGGACACTGATTTTATCACCGGGCGCCGATACTGTTTTAGCGGAAAATGACATACTGTACTTTGTCGGCGATGAAGGCAGCTACGATAGGGTCATAGTATTCTTAAATACACTTGATGTAATACCTCCGACAGACTGCTGTAAAACAAAGTGA
- a CDS encoding ATP phosphoribosyltransferase regulatory subunit: MNRTPKGCSNIGGAAAAKLEYCRNKSLELFAFYGYRPFSPAELQLVEDVWEKLSLSRARRLIALTSPFGEPCVLRGDLTLSAVTYLSSHFDDDERPLRISYADRVFSVPPPPRHNLEENQVGVELIGWEGAGADAEVVSLLLRTLDVLSIENSTVVLGDMSVMSKFFEGLPEGAKEQLIGALQEGAYTSYMEILDALVDDEQEQKLLRALPSLKGDCSVISEAMQMLDEPLALMPLKRLCDSLSKLGFGDRLRVDLGFVRDLGYYSGPIFNAYSSISGTLLGGGGRYDGLLSKVGMNGEAAGFALNLKELADHCVDGSPSPKIMLWCGNCDPADGLRYADGLCKKGVSFEFSWNSDRSESIRIAGLRKYKWWVDFSAKKAVFLQTGEEKNISCTGQEVFSC; encoded by the coding sequence ATGAACAGAACCCCAAAGGGATGCAGCAACATCGGCGGCGCTGCTGCGGCGAAGCTGGAATATTGCCGCAACAAGTCGCTGGAACTTTTCGCTTTCTACGGCTACAGGCCGTTCAGCCCCGCAGAGCTCCAGCTTGTTGAGGATGTGTGGGAAAAACTGTCACTTTCGAGGGCAAGACGCCTTATAGCGCTGACGTCCCCGTTCGGGGAGCCTTGCGTGCTGCGCGGAGACCTTACTCTATCTGCGGTGACTTATCTCAGCAGCCACTTTGATGACGATGAACGGCCGCTGCGTATTTCATACGCTGACCGTGTCTTCTCTGTCCCACCGCCGCCAAGGCACAATCTCGAGGAGAACCAGGTCGGGGTGGAGCTCATCGGATGGGAGGGCGCAGGGGCGGATGCCGAAGTCGTTTCGCTTCTGCTCAGGACGCTCGATGTTCTTTCGATAGAGAACTCGACGGTTGTGCTCGGCGATATGTCCGTGATGTCAAAATTCTTTGAAGGACTGCCCGAAGGTGCGAAAGAGCAACTCATAGGTGCGCTCCAGGAGGGGGCGTACACGTCTTATATGGAGATCCTTGACGCGCTGGTGGATGATGAGCAAGAGCAGAAACTTCTGCGTGCCTTGCCTTCGCTCAAGGGTGACTGTTCTGTCATTAGCGAAGCCATGCAGATGCTTGACGAACCGCTGGCCCTTATGCCGCTTAAACGTCTCTGCGACTCACTTTCTAAACTTGGCTTCGGAGACAGGCTGCGAGTGGATCTGGGTTTCGTGCGCGATCTTGGATATTACAGCGGGCCGATATTCAACGCTTATTCTTCTATATCCGGAACACTGCTTGGCGGCGGCGGGCGCTATGACGGACTACTGTCAAAGGTCGGCATGAATGGAGAGGCCGCCGGATTTGCACTGAACCTTAAGGAACTTGCCGACCACTGCGTAGACGGATCCCCATCGCCTAAGATCATGCTTTGGTGCGGTAACTGCGACCCGGCGGACGGGCTGCGCTATGCGGACGGACTCTGCAAAAAGGGAGTTTCGTTTGAGTTCAGCTGGAACAGCGACCGCTCTGAATCGATAAGGATCGCAGGTCTCAGAAAATATAAATGGTGGGTTGATTTTTCAGCAAAAAAAGCGGTCTTTCTCCAGACAGGGGAAGAGAAAAACATCTCCTGCACAGGACAGGAGGTGTTCTCATGCTGA
- a CDS encoding betaine/proline/choline family ABC transporter ATP-binding protein (Members of the family are the ATP-binding subunit of ABC transporters for substrates such as betaine, L-proline or other amino acids, choline, carnitine, etc. The substrate specificity is best determined from the substrate-binding subunit, rather than this subunit, as it interacts with the permease subunit and not with substrate directly.), giving the protein MINSDYVVEAKNIVKIYGANRAEAAKMMSAGYDKDTVYRKTGAAVALWNVSFKVRKKEIFVIIGLSGSGKSTLIRCFNQLLKPTSGTIEFEGQNIEKLKGADLLNLRRRKISMVFQNFGLLTHRNVIDNVAYGLEVRGVPRKERMEKAEELIKMVGLEGWGDKPISSLSGGMKQRVGIARALVNSPDVMLMHEPFSALDPLVRREMQFELLSIHRRLEKTIIFITHDINEAFKLGDTVAIMHDGQIVQSGTPEEMSMNPANDYVRQFIEGADKSRVLKVKHIMLAPSCLVRKNESPANAIMEMRANQVSSAFVVDDGMYLLGLLTLDDAIKANREKLSVASVLTKDIPVTGEELFINEIISKAAQARFPIAVVGERGRLKGIVSRAAILSSLV; this is encoded by the coding sequence ATGATAAATTCTGATTATGTTGTAGAAGCGAAAAACATAGTAAAGATATACGGGGCAAACAGGGCCGAGGCGGCAAAAATGATGTCCGCCGGCTATGACAAGGATACTGTTTATCGTAAGACAGGTGCTGCTGTTGCATTATGGAATGTGTCATTCAAGGTCAGAAAAAAGGAGATTTTTGTAATAATAGGCCTTTCCGGCTCCGGTAAATCAACACTGATACGTTGCTTCAACCAGCTATTGAAACCCACTTCGGGCACCATCGAATTTGAGGGGCAAAACATAGAAAAACTTAAAGGCGCAGATCTGCTGAACCTCCGCAGAAGAAAGATATCGATGGTCTTTCAGAATTTTGGCCTTCTGACCCACAGAAATGTGATCGACAATGTGGCATACGGCCTTGAAGTCAGAGGCGTACCGAGAAAAGAGCGCATGGAAAAAGCAGAAGAACTTATAAAAATGGTGGGACTTGAAGGATGGGGGGATAAACCGATATCAAGTCTCTCCGGAGGGATGAAACAACGGGTCGGAATTGCAAGAGCACTTGTAAATTCGCCGGATGTAATGCTCATGCATGAACCATTTTCTGCCCTTGACCCTCTGGTACGGCGTGAGATGCAGTTCGAACTTTTATCAATACATAGGCGGCTTGAAAAAACTATAATATTTATAACACACGATATAAATGAGGCGTTCAAACTTGGAGATACCGTAGCAATAATGCACGATGGACAAATAGTACAATCAGGGACACCCGAGGAAATGTCGATGAACCCGGCAAATGACTATGTCCGGCAATTTATAGAGGGGGCAGATAAAAGCAGGGTGCTTAAAGTTAAACATATAATGCTTGCTCCTTCGTGCCTTGTCAGAAAAAACGAATCTCCGGCAAATGCCATAATGGAAATGAGAGCCAATCAAGTTTCAAGCGCATTTGTTGTGGATGACGGCATGTATCTGCTTGGGCTTTTAACACTGGATGACGCTATAAAGGCAAATCGCGAAAAGTTATCTGTGGCCTCAGTTCTTACAAAGGATATCCCTGTAACGGGAGAGGAATTGTTCATAAATGAAATAATTTCCAAGGCTGCTCAGGCAAGATTCCCCATAGCTGTTGTGGGGGAGCGCGGGCGGCTTAAAGGCATCGTGAGCCGTGCCGCTATTTTATCATCTCTGGTCTGA
- the hisC gene encoding histidinol-phosphate transaminase produces the protein MENKNIRDIFYNMARPAVRDLDEYDPGPLPMDGIRLSANENNRGVSPKAYQAMLRTLSTANRYPDSRCGELRKKIASFCGLKAEQIFIGNGLDGVFTVLGRALLDPGDEVICGELTFSVYSDIAKIMGATPVTVPMTGSMALDADGFIGAITGKTKMICFCNPNNPTGTISGSDDIVRMLDATPENVLFILDEAYIEFADKPAPSGLGLLEKYPNLMICRTFSKIYGLAGLRIGWVAAHPELIRYLYKVREPYCVSDIAAAGAAAALEDREFFEESRSLFIEERTKLCHFFSKNGIDFIPSQANFILLPLGDRSAAVRDALAKDNIVVRPLSFRGSKVLRVSVGLPEENLRLEKSLKASLYLLNGDKDLKQQ, from the coding sequence ATGGAGAATAAAAATATTCGGGATATTTTTTATAATATGGCTCGGCCGGCGGTTCGCGACCTGGATGAGTATGACCCTGGCCCCCTTCCCATGGACGGCATACGTCTGTCGGCAAACGAAAACAACAGAGGCGTCTCACCTAAGGCATATCAGGCGATGCTCCGCACACTTTCCACGGCTAACAGGTACCCTGACAGCAGGTGCGGTGAACTCAGAAAGAAAATTGCATCGTTTTGCGGGCTGAAAGCAGAACAAATATTTATAGGAAACGGTCTTGACGGAGTCTTCACTGTCCTGGGCCGCGCGCTGCTTGACCCAGGAGACGAAGTGATATGCGGCGAACTGACGTTCTCCGTATACTCAGATATTGCCAAAATAATGGGTGCCACTCCGGTTACAGTCCCTATGACAGGCTCCATGGCCCTTGATGCTGACGGATTTATCGGAGCAATCACCGGAAAGACAAAGATGATATGCTTCTGCAACCCAAATAACCCGACAGGTACTATTTCCGGGTCGGATGATATTGTACGTATGCTGGACGCAACGCCTGAAAACGTCCTTTTCATTTTGGATGAGGCATATATCGAATTTGCAGATAAGCCCGCGCCTTCCGGACTTGGACTGCTTGAAAAATACCCGAACCTCATGATATGCAGAACTTTTTCCAAAATCTACGGGCTCGCCGGCCTGCGCATAGGATGGGTCGCCGCACATCCCGAACTCATACGTTATCTTTACAAGGTCCGCGAACCGTATTGTGTCTCAGATATAGCTGCGGCGGGAGCAGCGGCAGCGCTTGAGGACAGGGAGTTCTTTGAAGAGAGCCGCAGCCTCTTTATCGAAGAACGCACAAAACTCTGTCATTTTTTCTCGAAAAACGGCATAGATTTCATTCCGTCTCAGGCGAACTTTATACTGCTCCCGCTGGGAGACCGCTCCGCAGCTGTGCGGGATGCGCTTGCAAAGGACAACATCGTTGTGCGCCCCCTCTCTTTCCGCGGCAGTAAAGTACTGCGCGTCTCTGTCGGCCTGCCTGAAGAGAACCTGCGGCTCGAAAAATCGCTCAAAGCGTCCCTGTATTTGCTGAACGGGGACAAGGACCTCAAGCAGCAATAG
- a CDS encoding ABC transporter substrate-binding protein: MNKKFWSLFILMGLLVFITALPLYAAEKKTQIIVTDNGWDSQKLHNEIARIIVENAYDGYELKTSTASSTMNWQAIIAGDVDLDIESWTDNVATYPKDVENGDIVNVGVLVPDSKQGLYVPRYVIEGDPKRGIKPVAPGLKTVKDLAKYSKQFPDDEDKSRGRIYGAIPGWMADEILYKKYKLYGLDKNFNYVRLGSEATLFASLVAAYNLGEPWVGYCYEPTWVSGKLDLVLLEDAPYDKDLFKKGACAFPSQELKIVSSRYFAQKAPDLLEFFKKYRTGSELIAEALAYLDEKKVSHNEAAKWLLKTHENLLDEWLPKERADRVRAIL; the protein is encoded by the coding sequence ATGAACAAGAAATTTTGGAGTTTATTCATACTGATGGGGTTGCTTGTATTTATTACGGCATTGCCTTTGTACGCGGCGGAAAAGAAAACGCAGATAATTGTAACGGACAACGGCTGGGACAGCCAGAAACTGCATAACGAGATAGCGCGGATAATTGTGGAAAACGCCTATGACGGGTACGAGCTCAAAACTTCTACGGCATCCTCTACCATGAACTGGCAGGCTATTATCGCCGGAGATGTCGACCTTGATATCGAAAGCTGGACGGATAATGTCGCAACATATCCCAAAGACGTCGAAAACGGTGATATAGTAAATGTCGGAGTGTTGGTACCCGACAGTAAGCAAGGCTTATATGTCCCGAGATACGTGATCGAAGGCGATCCAAAACGAGGGATAAAACCTGTGGCACCCGGGCTTAAAACCGTAAAGGATCTTGCAAAGTATTCAAAGCAGTTTCCCGATGACGAAGATAAAAGCAGGGGGCGTATATATGGTGCTATCCCTGGATGGATGGCAGATGAAATCCTCTATAAGAAGTATAAGCTATATGGTTTGGACAAGAACTTCAACTATGTGCGGTTGGGAAGCGAGGCAACTCTCTTCGCATCTTTGGTTGCAGCCTACAACCTTGGCGAGCCCTGGGTCGGATATTGTTATGAACCGACCTGGGTCAGCGGAAAACTTGACCTGGTGCTTCTGGAAGACGCTCCATACGACAAGGATCTTTTCAAAAAGGGCGCATGCGCGTTTCCATCCCAGGAACTTAAAATCGTCAGTAGCCGGTATTTTGCTCAAAAAGCACCGGATCTGCTAGAGTTTTTCAAAAAATACAGAACCGGAAGCGAACTGATAGCCGAGGCTCTAGCATACCTCGATGAAAAAAAAGTCAGTCACAACGAGGCAGCGAAATGGTTACTGAAAACTCATGAAAACCTCCTTGACGAATGGCTTCCAAAAGAGAGGGCAGATAGAGTAAGGGCCATTTTGTAA
- a CDS encoding ABC transporter permease subunit, with amino-acid sequence MEYILKFPDNWRIGTGDAIDVAIKAFSRTHRETLSSIKAVIIASINSINSLLEATPWIVLILLVAYLGWRVSRKYYVGLMYGAMLFFVGLCGLWDNMLETLSMVVVAVFFSIAMGFPFGILIAMNRRASDIVRPILDLMQTMPAFVYLVPAVILFSPGKTPALLATTIYAVVPMVRMTNLGIVHVDKEMIEAASSFGSTKIQLLAKVQIPQALPSIMAGVNQTIMMAMSMVVTCALIGANGLGMEILLATNRTEMGKALMPGISIVIVAIILDRLTQGMVKKEAQSE; translated from the coding sequence ATGGAATATATACTTAAATTTCCCGATAACTGGCGTATTGGCACAGGGGATGCCATTGATGTGGCAATTAAAGCATTCAGCAGAACGCACAGGGAAACTCTGAGCTCTATAAAGGCGGTTATTATAGCGTCGATCAACTCTATTAACTCTCTTTTGGAGGCAACACCGTGGATTGTGTTGATTCTGCTGGTCGCATATCTTGGTTGGAGGGTCAGCAGAAAATATTATGTGGGGCTGATGTACGGAGCAATGCTGTTCTTCGTCGGTCTCTGCGGTCTCTGGGACAACATGCTCGAGACGCTGAGCATGGTAGTGGTCGCTGTTTTTTTTTCCATCGCTATGGGATTTCCATTTGGAATACTTATCGCAATGAACCGACGTGCGTCAGACATAGTCAGGCCAATACTTGATCTTATGCAGACTATGCCGGCTTTCGTCTATCTGGTGCCGGCAGTGATTCTATTCAGCCCGGGAAAAACTCCGGCACTCCTTGCAACAACGATATATGCGGTCGTACCGATGGTGAGGATGACAAATCTCGGGATCGTCCATGTCGATAAGGAGATGATTGAGGCGGCATCTTCCTTTGGCTCAACCAAAATACAACTGCTTGCAAAGGTACAGATTCCCCAGGCTCTGCCTTCGATAATGGCGGGGGTCAATCAGACGATCATGATGGCAATGTCCATGGTTGTTACATGTGCGCTTATTGGAGCAAACGGGCTCGGCATGGAGATACTTCTTGCAACGAACCGTACCGAAATGGGCAAGGCGCTTATGCCTGGGATCTCAATAGTGATAGTTGCTATTATTCTTGACCGTCTTACTCAGGGGATGGTAAAAAAAGAGGCACAATCTGAATGA
- a CDS encoding HAD family hydrolase yields MKNKLYPDALIFDIDGVLLDVRHSFPEVIRQCILQGWEIFCGGISDAGGYTQAHERLLKRHGAFNDDYDIAWTLLSISSRSGKRRLSAAFPSPEKLEEEIETFKGSVPLWVASRYGELVPRSEVRSLCAELYGTGDTGGLHMLETPMLHSHWSELPLPVGIYTGRNLIEWELAKKSLGWQDFPSEHVVHSDSGILKPSPEGLDILCKSLGSCSPLFFGDTASDMKAHKAFGKGDFVAIGELLPEAGLIFKDTESALEELLNFQKGRQV; encoded by the coding sequence ATGAAAAACAAGCTTTATCCCGATGCCCTTATCTTTGACATCGACGGCGTTCTGCTTGACGTGCGGCACTCTTTCCCTGAGGTAATACGGCAGTGCATACTGCAGGGCTGGGAAATATTCTGCGGGGGGATATCTGATGCAGGAGGGTACACTCAGGCGCATGAGAGGCTTTTAAAGCGGCATGGCGCATTTAACGACGACTATGATATCGCGTGGACACTGCTCTCAATTTCGTCGCGCAGCGGCAAGCGCCGTCTTTCCGCAGCGTTCCCGTCTCCGGAGAAACTTGAAGAAGAGATAGAAACATTTAAGGGCTCCGTCCCCTTATGGGTCGCTTCGCGTTACGGAGAACTTGTCCCCCGCAGCGAAGTCCGCTCGCTCTGCGCAGAACTGTACGGCACAGGAGATACGGGGGGGCTTCATATGCTGGAGACGCCTATGCTGCACTCGCATTGGAGCGAACTGCCCCTGCCGGTCGGAATTTATACCGGCAGAAATCTCATAGAGTGGGAACTTGCAAAGAAGAGCCTTGGCTGGCAGGATTTCCCGTCTGAACATGTTGTACACTCTGACAGCGGCATTTTAAAACCATCGCCGGAGGGGCTGGATATCCTATGTAAAAGCCTTGGATCTTGTTCTCCGCTGTTTTTCGGCGATACGGCAAGCGACATGAAAGCGCATAAGGCCTTCGGCAAAGGAGATTTTGTAGCAATAGGGGAACTGCTGCCTGAAGCCGGGCTGATTTTTAAAGATACGGAGAGTGCCCTTGAGGAGCTTTTAAATTTTCAGAAAGGCAGGCAGGTATAA
- a CDS encoding flavodoxin family protein: MKVIAINGSPNKNSNTGQALKLMADELEHEGIEVEIIHVGNNLIHGCIGCGYCWNSELNRCVFKDDIVNEAAEKMRKADGFILASPTYYAGIAGTMKSFLDRVFFTSSRYFKYKIATAITVVRRAGGVDTIHQLNNYLDLAETITPPSQYWTVAYGMDAGEIMRDGEGIQTIQKNARAMAWLLKVVDAGKRDIPLPKDDERIITNFIR; the protein is encoded by the coding sequence ATGAAGGTAATTGCAATTAACGGAAGTCCCAATAAAAACAGCAATACGGGCCAGGCATTAAAACTGATGGCTGATGAATTGGAGCATGAGGGCATAGAGGTCGAGATTATACATGTAGGCAATAATTTAATTCATGGCTGTATAGGCTGCGGCTATTGCTGGAATTCCGAGCTCAACCGATGTGTCTTCAAAGATGACATCGTTAACGAAGCGGCGGAAAAAATGCGTAAGGCAGACGGCTTCATTCTAGCCTCTCCAACCTATTACGCCGGCATTGCCGGGACTATGAAATCTTTTTTGGACAGGGTATTTTTTACAAGTTCCCGCTATTTCAAATATAAAATCGCAACCGCGATAACTGTCGTAAGACGCGCCGGCGGTGTTGATACCATACACCAGCTGAATAATTATCTGGATCTCGCAGAGACCATTACGCCTCCATCACAATACTGGACCGTCGCTTATGGTATGGATGCCGGTGAAATTATGCGGGATGGAGAAGGAATACAGACAATACAGAAAAATGCGAGGGCCATGGCCTGGCTGCTTAAGGTCGTAGATGCCGGAAAAAGAGATATTCCTCTGCCAAAGGATGATGAACGGATCATAACAAACTTTATCCGCTGA
- a CDS encoding phenylacetate--CoA ligase produces the protein MEPVIRNVDTKISRIRYTLEKMVERCHPYAQKMKDLGVKPEHIKPARDIRLLPFMTKQDLQQHYPLGWLNVDRKNVVRFHATSGTTGNPTVVCYTQNDIKMWAESGAWCLGLAGLDEWDTLQVSYGYGLFTGGLGMHYAGERRGLAVIPASGGATEKQVHMIKELGVTALACTPSYALRISEVWDDIDPDRFSNGGTKLKIGILGAEPWSEGLRKRLEEKLGIKALDIYGLSEAMGPGIAMECLQQNGLHFNEEAFFPEIIDPDTEKNMENGEEGELVLTSIKKEAFPLIRYRTHDRTRFLSGPCPCGDPSVRIGRIGGRTDDMLIIRGVNVFPTQIEAAICCVKGLTPNFIIDAWKKEGMDEISITCERALDSDPGTIEQLAQNIRKRLKDSLGVNVPFKIAEPETLPRTEGKAKHLVRH, from the coding sequence ATGGAACCTGTAATTCGCAATGTTGACACAAAAATCTCGAGGATACGCTACACACTGGAAAAGATGGTCGAGCGTTGCCACCCGTATGCACAGAAGATGAAGGATCTAGGAGTTAAACCTGAACATATAAAACCGGCCCGCGATATCCGCCTGCTCCCGTTCATGACAAAACAGGACCTTCAGCAGCACTATCCGCTCGGATGGCTGAACGTTGACCGTAAGAACGTAGTCCGTTTTCACGCTACCTCAGGCACGACCGGAAACCCTACCGTCGTCTGCTACACACAGAATGATATAAAAATGTGGGCGGAGAGCGGCGCATGGTGCCTCGGACTTGCCGGACTGGACGAGTGGGACACTTTGCAGGTTTCCTACGGTTACGGCCTCTTCACAGGCGGGCTCGGTATGCACTACGCAGGGGAACGCCGCGGCCTTGCTGTGATTCCCGCTTCAGGAGGTGCAACGGAAAAACAGGTGCATATGATAAAGGAACTTGGAGTCACCGCTCTGGCATGTACTCCCTCATATGCCCTTCGCATCTCGGAAGTATGGGACGACATTGACCCGGACCGTTTCTCAAACGGCGGCACAAAACTCAAGATAGGCATATTAGGGGCAGAACCCTGGTCGGAAGGACTGCGCAAACGTCTCGAAGAAAAGCTCGGCATAAAGGCTCTCGACATATACGGGCTCAGCGAAGCAATGGGGCCCGGAATTGCGATGGAATGTCTGCAGCAGAACGGACTCCATTTCAACGAGGAAGCATTCTTCCCTGAAATAATAGACCCTGATACGGAGAAAAATATGGAAAACGGCGAGGAGGGCGAACTCGTACTTACTTCTATTAAGAAGGAAGCGTTTCCTCTGATCCGTTACCGCACGCATGACCGCACGCGTTTTCTGTCCGGACCTTGTCCCTGCGGTGATCCGAGCGTACGCATAGGCAGGATCGGAGGGCGCACTGACGATATGCTCATAATAAGGGGCGTCAACGTATTCCCAACTCAGATCGAAGCGGCAATCTGCTGTGTAAAGGGGCTTACCCCGAACTTCATTATAGACGCATGGAAGAAGGAAGGCATGGACGAAATATCCATAACATGCGAACGCGCCCTTGACAGCGATCCCGGCACAATCGAACAGCTGGCTCAAAACATCAGGAAACGCCTCAAGGACAGCCTCGGCGTAAATGTCCCGTTCAAAATAGCGGAGCCTGAAACTCTCCCGCGCACAGAAGGAAAGGCTAAACATCTTGTAAGACATTAA
- a CDS encoding phenylacetate--CoA ligase yields the protein MIHSEKAPEKISELRAVLERLWTRNHPYTDKMKDAGIKPSDIRTPKDIQLLPFTTKQDLQSNYPLGWLGCDKDDLIRFHATSGTTGNPTVVGYTANDLYWWRKAMKTAFRRATLTSKDILQISTGYGLFTGSQGFHDAAEEMGVTVIPASGGFTERQFKLMRDLGTTVFTCTPSYAVKLCEVWETFSKEDRSEYKLRLGIFGAEAWSESLREKIQNTLGIPAIDSYGLSEAMGPGVGMECLERNGIHLFDEGFIFEIIDPVTLEPLGPGEEGELVITSLKKEAFPIVRYRTRDLTSIMPEPCMCGDRSTRITRVKGRSDDMIIFHGVNVFPSMVERAICKVNGLTANYQIKVWETEGIQQMSVSCERAPETTAEETERLAEAGKKSIHNALGINVPLSVIDPGMLPRFEGKSKHIIRE from the coding sequence ATGATACACAGCGAAAAAGCACCGGAAAAAATCTCTGAACTGCGCGCCGTTCTGGAGCGCCTTTGGACGCGCAACCATCCGTACACAGACAAAATGAAGGACGCCGGGATAAAACCCTCCGACATCAGGACCCCTAAGGACATACAGCTGCTTCCGTTCACCACAAAACAGGACCTTCAAAGCAACTACCCGCTGGGCTGGCTCGGCTGCGACAAGGATGACCTTATACGTTTTCACGCGACCTCAGGCACGACCGGCAACCCGACCGTAGTCGGCTACACGGCTAACGACCTTTACTGGTGGAGAAAGGCGATGAAGACCGCATTCAGACGTGCGACACTTACATCCAAAGATATCCTGCAGATATCGACAGGCTACGGTCTCTTCACCGGAAGCCAGGGATTCCACGACGCAGCGGAGGAAATGGGCGTCACGGTGATACCGGCAAGCGGGGGCTTTACCGAGCGCCAGTTCAAGCTTATGCGCGACCTGGGCACAACGGTCTTCACCTGCACGCCGTCATATGCGGTAAAACTCTGTGAGGTCTGGGAGACTTTCTCCAAAGAGGACCGCTCGGAATATAAACTGCGCCTCGGCATATTCGGGGCTGAAGCGTGGTCGGAAAGTCTGCGTGAAAAGATACAGAACACGCTGGGAATTCCGGCAATCGACAGCTATGGGCTCAGCGAAGCGATGGGACCCGGCGTAGGTATGGAATGTCTTGAAAGGAACGGGATCCATCTCTTTGACGAAGGCTTCATATTTGAGATAATAGATCCCGTGACGCTTGAGCCCCTAGGTCCCGGAGAAGAGGGTGAGCTTGTCATCACCTCGCTTAAAAAAGAGGCGTTCCCTATAGTCCGCTACCGCACACGGGACCTCACAAGCATAATGCCGGAGCCATGCATGTGCGGCGACAGGAGTACCCGTATCACGAGGGTCAAGGGACGTTCAGATGATATGATAATCTTCCACGGCGTCAACGTCTTCCCTTCGATGGTCGAACGGGCGATTTGCAAAGTAAACGGACTAACCGCAAACTATCAGATAAAAGTCTGGGAGACAGAAGGGATCCAGCAGATGAGCGTATCCTGCGAACGAGCTCCGGAAACCACGGCAGAAGAGACAGAAAGGCTCGCAGAGGCGGGGAAAAAATCAATACACAACGCACTTGGGATCAACGTGCCACTCTCGGTCATCGATCCCGGAATGCTGCCCAGGTTTGAAGGGAAATCGAAACATATCATCAGGGAATAA